In Pseudomonas sp. Leaf58, one DNA window encodes the following:
- a CDS encoding bifunctional diguanylate cyclase/phosphodiesterase produces the protein MTNLTHPSSLRSAPQAPAASLHGTIKGALALLALILLGLLLWQLFAQFNHTQADLRKQRLDATAELADHLSLNMAFKAQQAVNVVQPYAKAPAPAALPSLLRTLRGRLPALQSMAWLGSAGQVLADSLAGSPDRQLLDELLTLNQGRAYFFSNSADNRTLYLLLRQATEQGGGYWLLRLSPDYYNALTSPLDTAARPLWLLENSRSGEVLQRHTPTDTSNEPLQSVMLAFIDNSTWQLRGLFDAKLTRQNLLPALLGKCLLVLLCALLPVLALINMRRRQRALQEDRRRYQEIFEGTGVALCVLDLSSLPGHLDRYHLRNRAALKHSLALDPSLRRSLLLELKITEINQVARQLLNIECHQGAWQRLIDGSGDGRDSVGMQLIDALIEQRPLLELEVRLPAPLGGDLHLWLMARMPQQRRDYQAVILSISDITSRKQVELSLLERESFWSDVVRTVPDQLYVQDVASQRMIFSNRHLGQTLGYDRTELAQMGDRFWELLLHPEDAAHYQALRQQQRDSGHDQPLHCQLRFRHRDCGWRCYDIREQVLTRDDDGLVTRIIGVGKDVTVQIEASQSLRDSEQRYRMLAESISDVIFSTDSLLKLNYVSPSVQSVLGYQADWIFANGWQSIIANPAQLTGIYSLMERVSKAMGDPAQLAQLRNQLPTQLFLFDCLRADGRKIPIELRLVLVWDDEERFEGVLGVGRDISQQRRAEKDLRMAATVFEHSTSAILITDPAGYIVQANEAFSRVSGYAVSEVLDQLPGMLTVDEQQEGHLRYVVKQLHQRGSWEGEVWLRRRDGDHYPAWVGITAVLDDEGDLASYVCFFTDISERKASEQRIHRLAYYDALTHLPNRTLFQDRLYNALQQAERQKAWVVLMFLDLDRFKPINDSLGHAAGDRMLKDMAQRLLACVDNDDTVARMGGDEFTLLLQPRPTREMALNRAIHVAENILGSLVRPFVLENREFFVTASIGIALSPQDGSELSQLMKNADTAMYHAKERGKNNFQFYQAEMNASALERLELESDLRHALEQNEFILYYQPQFSGDGKRLTGAEALLRWRHPTRGLVPPGDFIPVIEELGLVVDVGDWVLREASRQLKAWHKAKVRVPKVSVNISARQFSDGQLGTRIATILEEIGLPPACLELELTESILMREVNEALQILASLKNLGLSIAVDDFGTGYSSLNYLKQFPIDVLKIDRTFVDGLPEGEQDAQIARAIIAMAHSLNLAVIAEGVETHEQLEFLREHGCDEVQGYLFGRPMPAHQFEAQFANETLFMFN, from the coding sequence TTGACCAATCTCACTCATCCGTCGTCATTGCGTTCCGCACCACAGGCCCCCGCCGCTTCACTGCACGGGACGATCAAAGGTGCGCTGGCGCTGCTGGCCTTGATCCTGCTGGGCCTGCTGCTGTGGCAGCTGTTCGCCCAGTTCAACCATACCCAGGCCGACCTGCGCAAACAGCGCTTGGACGCTACCGCCGAACTGGCCGACCACCTGAGCCTGAACATGGCGTTCAAGGCCCAGCAGGCCGTGAACGTGGTGCAACCCTACGCCAAGGCGCCGGCGCCCGCGGCCCTGCCCAGCCTGCTGCGCACCCTGCGCGGGCGCCTGCCCGCCCTGCAGAGCATGGCCTGGCTGGGCAGCGCCGGGCAGGTGCTGGCCGACAGCCTGGCCGGCAGCCCCGACCGCCAGTTGCTTGACGAGTTGCTCACGCTGAACCAGGGCCGCGCCTACTTCTTCAGCAACTCGGCCGACAACCGCACCCTCTACCTGTTGCTGCGCCAAGCCACCGAACAGGGCGGCGGCTACTGGCTGCTGCGCCTGTCGCCGGACTACTACAACGCCCTCACCAGCCCCCTGGACACTGCCGCCCGCCCACTGTGGTTGCTGGAAAACAGCCGCAGTGGCGAGGTGCTGCAGCGCCATACGCCGACCGATACCAGCAACGAGCCACTGCAAAGCGTGATGCTGGCCTTCATCGACAACAGCACCTGGCAACTGCGCGGCTTGTTCGATGCCAAGCTGACCCGGCAGAACCTGCTGCCGGCGCTGCTCGGCAAATGCCTGCTGGTGCTGCTATGCGCCCTGCTGCCAGTGCTGGCCCTGATCAACATGCGTCGCCGCCAACGGGCGCTGCAAGAAGACCGGCGGCGCTACCAGGAAATTTTCGAAGGCACCGGCGTGGCCTTGTGTGTGCTCGACCTGTCCAGCCTGCCTGGCCATCTTGACCGCTACCACCTGCGCAACCGCGCCGCACTGAAGCACAGCCTGGCGCTAGACCCGAGCCTGCGCCGCTCATTGCTGCTGGAGCTGAAGATCACCGAGATCAACCAAGTGGCACGCCAGTTGTTGAATATCGAATGCCACCAAGGTGCCTGGCAGCGCCTGATCGACGGCAGTGGCGATGGCCGCGACAGCGTCGGCATGCAGCTGATCGACGCACTGATCGAACAACGCCCGCTGCTAGAGCTGGAGGTACGCCTGCCGGCGCCGCTGGGTGGCGACCTGCACCTGTGGCTGATGGCCCGCATGCCGCAACAGCGCCGTGATTACCAGGCGGTAATTCTTAGCATCAGCGACATCACCAGCCGCAAGCAGGTGGAGCTGTCGCTGCTGGAGCGCGAAAGCTTTTGGTCGGATGTGGTGCGCACCGTGCCTGACCAGTTGTACGTGCAGGACGTGGCCAGCCAGCGGATGATCTTCAGCAACCGTCATCTGGGCCAGACCCTGGGCTACGACCGTACCGAGCTGGCGCAGATGGGCGACCGCTTCTGGGAGCTGCTGCTGCACCCTGAGGATGCCGCGCACTATCAGGCCCTGCGCCAGCAGCAGCGCGACAGTGGCCATGACCAGCCGCTGCACTGCCAACTGCGCTTCCGCCACCGTGATTGCGGCTGGCGCTGCTACGACATCCGCGAACAGGTGCTGACCCGGGACGACGATGGCCTGGTGACGCGCATCATTGGCGTGGGCAAGGACGTGACGGTGCAGATCGAAGCCAGCCAGTCGCTGCGCGACAGTGAGCAGCGCTACCGCATGCTCGCTGAAAGCATCAGCGACGTGATCTTCTCCACCGACAGCCTGCTCAAACTCAACTACGTCAGCCCCTCGGTGCAGAGCGTGCTGGGCTACCAGGCGGACTGGATCTTCGCCAACGGCTGGCAGTCGATCATCGCCAACCCAGCCCAGCTCACCGGCATCTACAGCCTGATGGAGCGCGTCAGCAAGGCGATGGGCGACCCAGCCCAACTGGCCCAGCTGCGCAACCAGCTGCCGACCCAGCTGTTCCTGTTCGACTGCCTGCGCGCCGATGGCCGCAAGATCCCCATCGAACTGCGCCTGGTACTGGTGTGGGACGATGAAGAGCGCTTTGAAGGTGTGCTGGGGGTGGGCCGCGACATCAGCCAGCAACGCCGTGCCGAGAAAGACCTGCGCATGGCCGCGACGGTATTCGAGCACTCCACTTCGGCGATTCTCATCACCGACCCGGCCGGCTATATCGTCCAGGCCAACGAAGCGTTCAGCCGCGTCAGTGGTTACGCGGTCAGCGAGGTGCTGGACCAGTTACCAGGCATGCTGACCGTCGACGAGCAGCAAGAAGGCCACCTGCGCTACGTGGTCAAGCAGCTGCACCAGCGCGGCAGCTGGGAGGGTGAGGTATGGCTGAGGCGCCGTGACGGCGACCACTACCCGGCCTGGGTCGGCATTACCGCAGTGCTAGACGACGAAGGCGACCTGGCCAGCTACGTGTGCTTCTTCACCGATATTAGTGAGCGCAAGGCCAGCGAACAGCGCATCCACCGCTTGGCCTACTACGACGCCCTCACCCACCTGCCCAACCGCACCTTGTTCCAGGACCGCCTGTACAACGCCCTGCAACAAGCCGAGCGGCAAAAGGCCTGGGTGGTGCTGATGTTCCTCGACCTCGACCGCTTCAAGCCGATCAACGATTCGCTCGGCCATGCCGCTGGCGACCGCATGCTCAAGGACATGGCTCAGCGCCTACTCGCCTGCGTCGATAACGACGACACCGTGGCGCGCATGGGCGGCGACGAATTCACCTTGCTGCTGCAACCGCGCCCTACCCGCGAAATGGCCCTCAACCGTGCCATCCACGTGGCCGAAAACATCCTCGGCAGCCTGGTGCGACCGTTCGTGCTGGAAAACCGCGAGTTCTTCGTCACCGCCAGTATCGGCATCGCCCTCAGCCCGCAGGATGGCAGCGAGCTGAGCCAACTGATGAAAAACGCCGACACCGCCATGTACCACGCCAAGGAGCGCGGCAAGAACAACTTCCAGTTCTACCAGGCCGAAATGAACGCCAGTGCCCTGGAACGCCTGGAGCTGGAAAGTGACCTACGCCACGCGCTGGAGCAGAACGAGTTCATCCTCTACTACCAGCCGCAATTCAGCGGCGACGGCAAGCGCCTGACGGGGGCCGAAGCCTTGCTACGTTGGCGCCACCCCACCCGCGGCCTGGTGCCGCCGGGCGACTTCATCCCGGTGATAGAAGAACTGGGCCTGGTGGTGGACGTGGGTGACTGGGTGCTGCGCGAGGCCAGCCGCCAGCTCAAAGCCTGGCACAAGGCCAAGGTGCGCGTGCCGAAGGTGTCGGTGAATATCTCGGCTCGGCAGTTTTCCGACGGCCAACTGGGCACGCGCATCGCCACCATTCTGGAAGAAATCGGCCTGCCACCGGCGTGCCTGGAGCTGGAGCTGACCGAGAGCATCCTGATGCGCGAAGTGAACGAGGCCCTGCAGATTCTCGCCAGCCTGAAAAACCTCGGCCTGAGCATCGCGGTGGACGACTTTGGCACCGGTTACTCATCGCTCAACTACCTCAAGCAGTTCCCTATCGACGTGCTGAAAATCGACCGTACCTTCGTCGACGGCCTGCCTGAAGGCGAGCAGGATGCGCAAATTGCCCGGGCGATCATCGCCATGGCCCACAGCCTCAACCTGGCGGTGATCGCCGAAGGGGTAGAGACCCATGAGCAGCTGGAATTCCTGCGCGAACATGGTTGCGACGAGGTGCAGGGCTACCTGTTCGGGCGACCGATGCCGGCGCATCAGTTCGAGGCGCAGTTCGCCAACGAGACGTTGTTCATGTTCAATTGA
- a CDS encoding GreA/GreB family elongation factor, translating to MSRAFVNEDQAAAQADQPVERRVSEQPNYVTSSGLRQLQARVAELNDVRSQLQAQGEYGDKQQLADTERDLRYFNARVQSAQVVPPATSRSKVQIGSRVRFVDAQDQEHVVRLVGEDEADAARGLINWGSPLGHALLGAGPGDEVVWRRPVGEQVIEVVEVEGEP from the coding sequence ATGAGCCGAGCATTCGTCAACGAAGACCAGGCCGCCGCCCAAGCCGACCAACCGGTTGAGCGGCGGGTCAGCGAACAACCCAACTATGTGACTAGCAGTGGCCTGCGCCAGCTGCAAGCGCGCGTGGCCGAGCTTAATGACGTGCGCAGCCAACTGCAGGCGCAAGGCGAGTATGGCGACAAACAGCAGCTGGCGGATACCGAGCGGGATCTGCGCTACTTCAACGCGCGAGTGCAGAGCGCCCAAGTGGTGCCGCCAGCGACGTCGCGCAGCAAGGTGCAGATTGGTAGCCGGGTGCGCTTTGTCGATGCGCAGGACCAGGAACATGTGGTGCGGCTGGTGGGCGAGGATGAAGCCGATGCGGCGCGCGGGCTGATCAACTGGGGTTCGCCGTTGGGGCATGCGTTGCTGGGGGCGGGGCCGGGAGATGAGGTGGTTTGGCGGCGGCCGGTGGGGGAGCAGGTCATTGAAGTGGTCGAGGTCGAGGGTGAGCCCTAA
- a CDS encoding DUF4105 domain-containing protein translates to MLKRLACLALCACAPVHAAPVLDQGRLQQLANTPYWIALGHYETAKLGGWRSYVDDDAFFLAEDGAHHPDHELQATLKALYAPASLGDKHAQCVFPARTRWLREQLDLQGLPQPDCQEFKTWYQSIDPHSAALIFPAAYLNSPSSMFGHTLLRIDQSNTRSDDTTLLSYAINFGAYIEGSDNSILYAWKGLMGGYPGLFALMPYQEKLSEYRSLENRDLWEYQLDLTPAETGRMVEHVWELKQVQFDYFFFDENCSYRLLELLQVARPNLDLTSQFPLTAIPTDTVKAVKQSGLVARETYRPSRERELLARAEPLNHEEKRQVLAVSADTAQLHSPEFTALPHERQALVQDAAYRLERYRANGQERDPGRAKRSFELLRAINTNPPPPLQIERPGLPEDGHDSRTWQLGVGSREDRAYAEYGLRMAYHDLNDNAYGFPLGAQIEILQLKVRQYEGNDWQVQRLDLATIRSLTPRNELLKPWSWQVAGGLERVPGKHDDEVLVSHVNGGAGGTWQLADGLLGFALGTVRVEHHNDFAQFIAPAAGFNSGLLWRNGLGNMTLEAKGDYFTNGEVRRSVSLNQQWEISQNLGLRLSASREFSHLATAQNEVMLELKWYHY, encoded by the coding sequence ATGCTTAAACGCCTCGCTTGCCTGGCGCTGTGTGCTTGCGCCCCTGTTCATGCCGCGCCTGTGCTGGACCAAGGCCGTCTCCAGCAGCTGGCCAATACCCCTTACTGGATTGCCCTGGGCCATTACGAAACCGCCAAGCTCGGTGGCTGGCGCAGCTATGTCGACGATGATGCGTTCTTCCTCGCCGAAGACGGCGCGCACCACCCCGACCACGAGCTGCAAGCCACGCTCAAGGCGCTGTACGCCCCGGCAAGCCTGGGCGACAAGCATGCCCAGTGCGTATTCCCAGCGCGCACCCGCTGGCTGCGTGAGCAACTTGACCTGCAGGGCTTGCCACAACCGGATTGCCAGGAGTTCAAGACCTGGTACCAGTCGATCGACCCGCACAGCGCGGCGCTGATCTTCCCGGCGGCGTACCTGAACAGCCCATCATCGATGTTCGGCCACACCTTGCTGCGCATCGACCAGTCCAACACCCGCAGCGACGACACCACGCTGCTCAGTTATGCGATCAATTTTGGCGCCTACATCGAGGGCAGCGACAACAGCATCCTGTACGCCTGGAAGGGCCTGATGGGCGGCTACCCGGGCCTGTTCGCACTGATGCCCTACCAGGAAAAACTGTCCGAATACCGCAGCCTGGAAAACCGTGACCTGTGGGAGTACCAGTTGGACCTGACGCCAGCAGAAACCGGGCGCATGGTCGAGCATGTGTGGGAACTGAAGCAGGTTCAATTCGATTACTTCTTCTTCGACGAGAACTGCTCGTATCGCCTGCTGGAATTGCTGCAAGTCGCCCGGCCCAACCTGGACCTGACCTCGCAGTTCCCGCTGACTGCCATCCCCACCGACACGGTCAAGGCGGTGAAGCAGTCGGGCTTGGTCGCCCGCGAGACCTACCGCCCGTCTCGCGAACGTGAGCTGCTGGCCCGCGCCGAGCCGCTGAACCACGAAGAAAAACGCCAGGTGCTGGCCGTCAGTGCCGACACCGCGCAATTGCACAGCCCCGAATTCACCGCCCTCCCCCACGAGCGCCAGGCGCTGGTGCAGGATGCCGCCTACCGCCTGGAGCGCTACCGGGCCAACGGCCAGGAACGCGACCCCGGGCGCGCCAAACGCAGCTTCGAGCTGCTACGGGCGATCAATACCAACCCGCCACCGCCACTGCAAATCGAGCGCCCAGGCCTGCCTGAGGACGGCCATGACTCGCGCACCTGGCAGCTGGGTGTGGGCAGCCGTGAAGACCGCGCCTACGCCGAGTACGGCTTGCGCATGGCCTACCACGACCTGAATGACAACGCCTATGGCTTCCCCTTGGGCGCGCAGATCGAAATCCTGCAATTAAAGGTTCGCCAGTACGAAGGCAACGACTGGCAAGTGCAGCGCCTGGACCTGGCCACCATCCGCTCGCTGACCCCGCGCAATGAACTGCTCAAGCCCTGGTCATGGCAGGTAGCCGGCGGGCTGGAGCGGGTGCCCGGCAAGCATGATGACGAAGTGCTGGTGAGCCATGTGAACGGCGGGGCCGGCGGTACTTGGCAACTGGCCGACGGGTTGCTGGGCTTTGCCTTGGGTACGGTACGGGTTGAGCATCACAATGATTTTGCCCAGTTCATCGCCCCTGCGGCGGGGTTCAATAGCGGGCTGCTGTGGCGCAATGGGCTGGGTAATATGACACTGGAGGCCAAGGGCGATTACTTCACCAATGGTGAGGTACGGCGCAGCGTGAGCCTTAACCAACAGTGGGAGATCAGCCAGAACCTGGGGCTGCGCTTGAGTGCTTCGCGCGAGTTCAGCCACCTGGCGACAGCACAGAACGAAGTGATGCTGGAGCTGAAGTGGTATCACTACTGA
- the ettA gene encoding energy-dependent translational throttle protein EttA, giving the protein MAQYVYTMHRLSKVVPPKREILKNISLSFFPGAKIGVLGLNGAGKSTLLRIMAGVDKEFDGEARPMPDINVGYLPQEPQLDPNKSVREVVEEAVSVIKDAQARLDEVYAAYAEPDADFDKLAAEQAKLEAILQAADGHNLERQLDVAADALRLPAWDARIEHLSGGEKRRVALCRLLLSAPDMLLLDEPTNHLDADSVAWLERFLHDFPGTVVAITHDRYFLDNVAGWILELDRGAGIPYEGNYSGWLEAKSDRLAQESKQQSAHEKAMKEELEWVRKGAKARQSKSKARLQRFEEMQSQEFQKRSETNEIYIPAGPRLGDKVIEFKNVTKGYGDRVLIDNLSFAMPKGAIVGVIGGNGAGKSTLFRMLMGKEQPDSGSIEIGETVQLACVDQSREDLDGAKTVFQQISDGSDMIRIGSYEIPSRTYVGRFNFKGGDQQKFVKDLSGGERGRLHLALTLKEGGNVLLLDEPSNDLDVETLRSLEEALLDFPGAAIVISHDRWFLDRVATHILAYEDDSNVVFFEGNYTEYEADRKKRLGDAAAQPHRVRHKKLAQ; this is encoded by the coding sequence TTGGCTCAATACGTCTACACCATGCATCGGCTGAGCAAAGTCGTGCCGCCGAAGCGGGAAATTCTCAAGAATATTTCCCTGTCGTTCTTCCCAGGCGCCAAGATTGGCGTGCTCGGCCTGAACGGCGCCGGTAAATCGACCCTGCTGCGGATCATGGCGGGCGTCGACAAGGAATTCGACGGCGAAGCCCGTCCGATGCCCGACATCAACGTTGGCTACCTGCCACAGGAACCGCAACTGGACCCTAACAAGTCGGTGCGCGAAGTGGTCGAGGAAGCGGTCAGTGTGATCAAGGACGCCCAGGCACGCCTGGACGAGGTTTACGCGGCCTACGCCGAACCGGATGCCGACTTCGACAAGCTGGCCGCCGAACAGGCCAAGCTCGAAGCCATTCTGCAGGCCGCCGATGGCCACAACCTGGAGCGCCAGCTGGACGTCGCCGCCGACGCCCTGCGCCTGCCAGCCTGGGATGCACGCATCGAGCACCTGTCCGGTGGTGAAAAGCGCCGCGTGGCCCTGTGCCGCCTGCTGCTGTCGGCCCCCGACATGCTGCTGCTGGACGAACCGACCAACCACCTGGACGCCGATTCGGTCGCCTGGCTGGAGCGCTTCCTGCACGACTTCCCAGGCACCGTGGTCGCGATTACCCACGACCGTTACTTCCTCGACAACGTCGCTGGCTGGATCCTGGAACTGGACCGCGGCGCCGGCATCCCGTACGAAGGCAACTACTCGGGCTGGTTGGAAGCCAAGTCGGACCGCCTGGCGCAGGAATCCAAGCAGCAGAGCGCCCACGAAAAGGCCATGAAAGAGGAACTGGAATGGGTGCGCAAAGGCGCCAAGGCCCGCCAGTCCAAGTCCAAGGCCCGTCTGCAGCGCTTTGAAGAAATGCAGTCGCAGGAATTCCAGAAGCGCAGCGAAACCAACGAGATCTACATCCCGGCCGGTCCACGCCTGGGTGACAAGGTCATCGAGTTCAAGAACGTCACCAAGGGTTACGGCGACCGCGTGTTGATCGACAATCTGTCGTTCGCCATGCCTAAAGGCGCCATCGTCGGTGTGATCGGTGGTAACGGCGCCGGTAAGTCGACCCTGTTCCGCATGCTGATGGGCAAGGAACAACCAGACTCGGGCAGCATCGAGATCGGTGAAACCGTGCAGCTGGCCTGCGTGGACCAGAGCCGTGAGGACCTGGACGGTGCCAAGACCGTGTTCCAGCAGATTTCCGACGGTTCCGACATGATCCGCATCGGCAGCTACGAGATCCCATCGCGTACCTACGTTGGCCGCTTCAACTTCAAAGGTGGCGACCAGCAGAAGTTCGTCAAGGACCTGTCCGGTGGTGAGCGTGGCCGCCTGCACCTGGCCCTGACCCTGAAGGAGGGCGGTAACGTCCTGCTGCTCGACGAACCGTCCAACGACCTTGACGTCGAAACCCTGCGTTCGCTGGAAGAAGCCCTGCTGGACTTCCCCGGCGCCGCGATCGTGATTTCCCACGACCGTTGGTTCCTGGACCGTGTAGCCACCCACATTCTGGCGTACGAAGACGACTCGAACGTGGTGTTCTTCGAGGGCAACTACACCGAGTACGAAGCTGACCGCAAGAAGCGCCTGGGCGATGCTGCTGCCCAACCGCACCGTGTACGGCACAAGAAGCTGGCCCAGTAA
- the gdhA gene encoding NADP-specific glutamate dehydrogenase produces the protein MIESVDNFLARLQQRDPGQPEFHQAVEEVLRTLWPFLEANPHYLQAGILERMVEPERAVLFRVSWVDDQGKVQVNRGYRIQMSSAIGPYKGGLRFHPSVNLSVLKFLAFEQVFKNSLTSLPMGGGKGGSDFDPKGKSDAEVMRFCQAFMSELYRHIGADCDVPAGDIGVGAREIGFMFGQYKRLANHFTSVLTGKGMTYGGSLIRPEATGYGCVYFAEEMLKRQDKRIDGCRVAISGSGNVAQYAARKVMDLGGKVISLSDSEGTLYAEAGLTDAQWDAVMALKNVKRGRLSELAGQFGLEFRKGQTPWSLPCDIALPCATQNELDVEDARTLLRNGCICVAEGANMPTTLEAVDIFLEAGILYAPGKASNAGGVAVSGLEMSQNAMRLLWTAGEVDSKLHNIMQSIHHACVHYGEEADGRINYVKGANIAGFVKVADAMLAQGVV, from the coding sequence ATGATCGAATCCGTCGACAATTTCCTCGCGCGCCTGCAGCAGCGTGACCCAGGCCAACCCGAATTCCACCAGGCGGTGGAAGAGGTGCTGCGCACCCTGTGGCCATTCCTTGAAGCCAACCCACACTACCTGCAGGCCGGCATCCTCGAGCGCATGGTCGAGCCCGAGCGCGCTGTGCTGTTCCGCGTATCCTGGGTCGATGACCAGGGCAAGGTGCAGGTCAACCGCGGCTACCGCATTCAGATGAGCAGCGCCATCGGCCCATACAAGGGCGGCCTGCGCTTCCACCCGTCGGTAAACCTCAGCGTGCTCAAGTTCCTGGCCTTCGAGCAAGTGTTTAAGAACTCCCTCACCTCACTGCCCATGGGCGGCGGCAAGGGTGGCTCGGACTTCGACCCGAAAGGCAAGAGCGACGCCGAAGTGATGCGCTTCTGCCAGGCCTTCATGAGCGAGCTGTACCGCCACATTGGCGCTGACTGCGACGTGCCGGCCGGCGACATTGGTGTAGGTGCCCGCGAAATCGGCTTCATGTTCGGCCAGTACAAGCGCCTGGCCAACCATTTCACTTCGGTGCTGACCGGCAAGGGCATGACCTACGGCGGCAGCCTGATCCGCCCGGAAGCCACCGGCTACGGCTGCGTGTACTTTGCCGAAGAAATGCTCAAGCGCCAGGACAAGCGTATCGACGGCTGCCGCGTGGCAATTTCCGGTTCGGGTAACGTCGCCCAGTATGCCGCGCGCAAGGTCATGGACCTGGGCGGCAAGGTGATCTCGCTGTCCGATTCCGAAGGCACCCTGTATGCCGAAGCCGGCCTCACCGATGCCCAGTGGGATGCGGTCATGGCGCTGAAGAACGTCAAGCGTGGCCGTCTCAGCGAGCTGGCCGGGCAGTTTGGCCTGGAGTTCCGCAAAGGCCAAACCCCGTGGAGCCTGCCGTGTGACATCGCCCTGCCGTGCGCCACGCAGAACGAACTGGACGTCGAAGACGCCCGCACCCTGCTGCGCAACGGCTGCATCTGCGTGGCCGAAGGCGCCAACATGCCGACCACCCTCGAGGCAGTGGACATCTTCCTCGAAGCCGGCATTCTGTACGCCCCAGGCAAGGCCTCCAACGCCGGCGGCGTGGCTGTATCGGGCCTGGAGATGTCGCAGAACGCCATGCGCCTGCTGTGGACTGCCGGTGAGGTGGACAGCAAGCTGCACAACATCATGCAGTCGATTCACCATGCGTGCGTGCACTACGGTGAAGAGGCTGACGGCCGTATCAACTACGTGAAAGGTGCGAACATCGCCGGCTTCGTGAAAGTGGCGGATGCAATGCTGGCGCAGGGGGTGGTCTGA
- a CDS encoding DUF3015 domain-containing protein, which yields MKRILLGTLFTVVSLNAMAEAPGGPNCGWGNMLFEGQRGTPAHFLASTTNGTSGNATFGMTSGTNGCSTKASLTYGGKSWFAMNGMMNELSEDMAMGQGEALTTYAVVLGVAPEDRGYFNSVTHQHFNQIFSSADVTAETVHSNTLAVLKSDPRLAKYATEA from the coding sequence ATGAAACGGATTCTTCTGGGTACTCTGTTCACCGTGGTTTCGCTGAATGCCATGGCCGAAGCGCCAGGCGGCCCGAACTGCGGCTGGGGCAACATGTTGTTCGAAGGCCAGCGCGGCACTCCGGCACACTTCCTGGCTTCCACCACCAACGGCACCTCCGGTAACGCCACCTTCGGCATGACTTCCGGCACCAACGGCTGCTCGACCAAGGCTTCGCTGACCTACGGCGGCAAGTCCTGGTTCGCCATGAACGGCATGATGAACGAGCTGTCCGAAGACATGGCCATGGGCCAGGGCGAAGCACTGACCACCTACGCCGTAGTACTGGGTGTGGCCCCGGAAGACCGCGGCTACTTCAACTCGGTCACCCATCAGCATTTCAACCAGATCTTCAGCAGCGCCGACGTCACGGCCGAAACGGTCCACAGCAACACCCTGGCCGTTTTGAAGAGCGACCCACGCCTGGCCAAATACGCTACCGAGGCCTAA